Proteins found in one Alteromonas macleodii genomic segment:
- a CDS encoding efflux RND transporter periplasmic adaptor subunit yields MLSKKSLFNSVAMRAVVAFAALAGLSACEDAPTPPKPVSSTPVTLYKVQHSDETIAKFPGQVEAAEYSNLSFRIGGKLQELNVKAGEEVKENQLIARLDDRDAKAQLATAQSQFDVTSAMFERMEASVEKGAVSRSTFDEAKANFLAAKASLTNAQDQLSYTELRAPFAGLIASVPVENYQVIVPQQTIAELHMPGAIDVTFQLPEQKMRMIDRSRARKNRTSEMAWVTFSGMPEKRYAAMYKDHESTTRQGELSYEVTITLPEPDDINVLSGMSATVLLDMTKLIESDAKLWLVPFGAVVTDNEEPEKAIVWRFKPDSDDTKKGTVEAVEVMITRAISNGLLVEGPLNDEDKIVAAGAHLVKEGQAVTEWTKEGGL; encoded by the coding sequence ATGTTGTCTAAAAAGAGTCTCTTTAACAGTGTAGCTATGCGCGCTGTAGTTGCATTTGCTGCACTTGCTGGCTTAAGTGCGTGTGAAGACGCCCCCACTCCACCAAAACCCGTCTCATCAACACCGGTAACACTTTATAAAGTTCAGCATTCAGACGAGACCATCGCTAAATTCCCAGGGCAAGTGGAAGCAGCCGAGTATTCTAACCTTTCGTTTCGCATTGGCGGCAAACTGCAAGAACTCAATGTAAAAGCGGGCGAGGAAGTTAAAGAGAATCAACTTATCGCACGGCTTGATGACAGAGACGCAAAAGCGCAGCTCGCCACCGCTCAGTCTCAGTTCGATGTAACTTCCGCTATGTTTGAACGTATGGAAGCATCGGTTGAAAAAGGCGCGGTAAGCCGCTCTACCTTTGATGAAGCGAAAGCCAATTTTTTAGCCGCTAAAGCCAGCCTGACCAATGCACAAGACCAGCTAAGTTATACTGAACTTCGTGCACCTTTTGCTGGGCTTATTGCCTCTGTGCCCGTTGAAAACTATCAAGTAATTGTGCCTCAGCAAACCATTGCCGAGCTTCATATGCCAGGCGCTATTGACGTAACGTTTCAGTTACCAGAGCAAAAAATGCGCATGATTGACCGCTCTAGAGCCCGTAAAAACCGTACCTCAGAAATGGCGTGGGTCACTTTTTCTGGCATGCCAGAAAAACGTTATGCTGCCATGTATAAGGATCACGAAAGCACTACACGACAAGGCGAGCTTAGCTATGAAGTGACCATTACGCTGCCAGAGCCAGACGACATCAATGTACTATCTGGTATGAGCGCTACTGTATTGCTGGATATGACCAAGCTCATTGAGTCTGATGCTAAACTTTGGTTAGTTCCCTTTGGTGCTGTAGTTACCGACAATGAAGAGCCAGAAAAAGCCATTGTCTGGCGCTTCAAACCTGATAGTGACGACACTAAAAAAGGCACTGTCGAAGCGGTAGAGGTAATGATCACACGCGCTATTTCAAACGGCTTGTTAGTTGAGGGCCCGCTAAACGACGAAGATAAAATTGTCGCTGCTGGTGCTCACCTTGTAAAAGAAGGCCAGGCGGTTACTGAGTGGACGAAAGAAGGAGGCCTGTAA
- a CDS encoding acyloxyacyl hydrolase: MKTPVKTLALALSLLSPFASLSTYALPQGTELKAGAAVWNLFDDADRYALHVAYVHKPLESFYGVRPTVLLVNADQGQHYFAAGLAKDVYKYNDFSLRVAFHAGIVDESENLGDTIEFYSSLSGLYNVSETFSLEAEVGHISNGGLGDTNPGSESFVLSAHYLF; the protein is encoded by the coding sequence ATGAAAACACCAGTAAAAACACTCGCACTTGCATTATCTTTACTTTCACCTTTTGCATCCCTTTCCACTTATGCTCTACCTCAAGGTACCGAACTCAAAGCTGGGGCTGCGGTTTGGAATCTGTTTGATGACGCAGACCGTTACGCATTGCATGTGGCCTATGTTCACAAACCGCTTGAATCATTTTACGGAGTTCGACCAACAGTTCTCTTGGTAAACGCAGATCAAGGTCAACACTATTTCGCTGCGGGATTGGCAAAAGACGTCTACAAATACAATGACTTTTCCCTGCGTGTTGCTTTTCATGCCGGTATTGTCGATGAGTCTGAAAATCTAGGCGACACCATTGAGTTTTACTCATCGCTTTCTGGTTTATACAACGTTTCTGAAACCTTTTCGCTAGAGGCTGAAGTTGGTCATATTTCTAACGGTGGGCTAGGGGACACTAACCCGGGTTCAGAGTCGTTCGTATTAAGTGCTCACTATCTTTTTTAG
- a CDS encoding monovalent cation:proton antiporter-2 (CPA2) family protein, producing MTGYFLYAFIYLIAAVIAVPIAKRLGLGSVLGYLIAGLVIGPVFGLVGDETVAIQHFAEFGVVMMLFLVGLELEPRSLWAMKSKLIGLGGLQLALTTVLITGVALFLEQPFGIALTIGLIFALSSTAIVLQTLQEKGLQKTEGGKSAFSVLLFQDIAVIPMLALIPLLAIPELVEAGNAHGGDTGSHDSLNVVEGLAPWASGLVIISSIAFLTIGGHYLSRPLFKFVAASGLREIFTATALMLIIGIAALMGLVGLSPALGAFLAGVVLANSEFRHELEANIEPFKGLLLGLFFITVGAGINFSVLSENPVLIAGLTLAVMLIKALVLFVIALLFKIKGKNKWLFTLSLAQAGEFGFVLLSFASQNYVLPSDIISILSLVVAISMFLTPGLFILFDKAIIPHYKKAKSQRDEDVIDEKGTVVIAGIGRFGQIVNRLLVANDVKTVVLDIRSEQIDLFRRFGNKAYFGDASKPDILHTAGAQEASLLVIAIDDRSTAAEMVKYAKHAFPNVKVLARAFDRGHGYRLRQLGADFVVSETYHSALEMGAEALRSLNIHPFHVERQKMAYKNIESQQNDVLYHAWVDDASGERIDNNYLKLFSELESLIEDALKADLHDKHSKMRGWTPPPKGYAEKLAPDEKPSKTNE from the coding sequence GTGACTGGCTATTTTCTATATGCATTTATTTACCTTATTGCCGCAGTAATAGCAGTGCCAATAGCAAAGCGCCTTGGGTTAGGATCTGTACTTGGTTATTTAATTGCAGGCCTTGTTATCGGGCCAGTATTCGGGCTCGTTGGCGATGAGACGGTTGCCATTCAACATTTTGCTGAATTCGGCGTAGTAATGATGCTGTTTTTAGTGGGGTTGGAGCTAGAGCCTCGGTCACTATGGGCAATGAAGTCCAAACTAATAGGCTTAGGCGGGCTACAATTAGCACTCACCACCGTTCTTATCACCGGCGTCGCCTTGTTTCTTGAACAGCCTTTTGGCATTGCTCTTACAATAGGCCTTATTTTTGCTCTTTCTTCAACCGCTATTGTTTTACAAACACTACAAGAAAAAGGCCTTCAGAAAACTGAGGGGGGCAAAAGCGCCTTCTCCGTTTTGCTATTTCAGGATATCGCCGTTATTCCCATGCTTGCGCTTATACCTCTTCTTGCCATACCCGAGCTGGTCGAAGCAGGAAATGCACATGGCGGCGATACAGGATCGCACGATAGTCTAAACGTTGTTGAAGGGCTTGCCCCTTGGGCTTCAGGTCTCGTGATCATTAGCTCAATTGCCTTTTTAACCATCGGAGGACACTACTTAAGTCGCCCATTATTTAAGTTTGTGGCCGCATCTGGCTTACGAGAAATTTTTACCGCAACCGCGCTTATGCTCATTATCGGAATTGCAGCTTTAATGGGGCTGGTCGGGCTCTCTCCTGCCCTTGGCGCATTTTTAGCGGGTGTAGTTCTAGCTAACAGTGAATTCAGGCATGAGCTTGAAGCCAATATCGAACCGTTCAAGGGATTATTACTGGGCCTCTTTTTTATTACGGTAGGCGCTGGCATTAACTTTTCTGTGCTTTCAGAAAACCCGGTGTTAATTGCAGGGTTAACCCTTGCTGTTATGTTAATTAAGGCCCTAGTTCTGTTTGTTATTGCCTTATTATTTAAAATAAAAGGTAAGAATAAATGGCTATTCACACTAAGCCTCGCACAGGCCGGTGAGTTTGGTTTTGTACTGTTAAGTTTCGCCTCGCAAAACTATGTATTGCCTAGCGACATCATTTCTATACTTTCTTTAGTCGTGGCCATTTCTATGTTTTTGACGCCGGGGCTTTTCATTTTATTCGACAAGGCCATAATTCCTCACTATAAAAAAGCTAAATCTCAACGTGATGAAGATGTTATCGACGAGAAAGGCACTGTTGTCATTGCCGGCATTGGCCGTTTTGGGCAGATAGTAAATCGCCTCTTAGTGGCCAACGACGTCAAAACGGTTGTGCTCGATATTCGCTCTGAGCAAATAGACCTTTTCAGGCGCTTCGGTAATAAAGCTTATTTCGGCGATGCATCTAAACCTGACATATTGCATACCGCTGGGGCACAGGAAGCCTCTTTATTGGTTATCGCCATTGACGACAGAAGTACAGCTGCAGAGATGGTGAAATATGCTAAGCACGCCTTTCCCAATGTAAAAGTGCTTGCTCGGGCGTTTGACCGAGGACATGGCTATCGGTTGCGCCAGTTAGGCGCAGATTTTGTGGTATCAGAAACCTACCATAGTGCGCTAGAGATGGGCGCAGAAGCATTACGCTCACTCAATATCCACCCCTTTCACGTTGAGCGACAGAAAATGGCTTACAAGAACATTGAATCTCAACAAAACGATGTGCTGTATCACGCGTGGGTAGATGACGCGAGTGGCGAAAGGATAGACAACAACTACCTTAAACTGTTCAGCGAACTAGAATCGCTTATTGAAGATGCACTGAAAGCAGATTTACATGACAAACATTCGAAGATGCGTGGCTGGACGCCACCACCAAAAGGGTATGCTGAAAAGCTTGCGCCTGATGAAAAACCAAGTAAAACAAATGAATGA
- a CDS encoding NAD(P)H-dependent oxidoreductase, with product MTDENSIKHAIESTKSSKKVLVLFAHPAQTHSEVNVPLFHEAQLNKHVTAVDLYAEYPDFNIDIEREQQRLIDHDVVVFLFPLYWYSTPSILKEWQDLVLEYGFAYGHEGTALKDKLFLCALSAGGKEEAYQTDGFNHYTIRQLLQPLEQMAQITHMTYIAPFAIFGSRTAQEEHRVAEHRGKWTTLLNKLTSNTLDLEKAKYIENLADLCTSQGD from the coding sequence ATGACAGACGAAAACTCCATTAAACATGCTATTGAAAGCACCAAGAGCAGTAAAAAGGTACTGGTTTTGTTTGCCCACCCCGCACAAACGCACTCTGAAGTAAACGTGCCGCTCTTCCATGAAGCCCAGCTAAATAAACACGTTACCGCAGTAGATTTATACGCAGAGTACCCCGATTTCAATATTGATATTGAACGGGAACAGCAGCGTTTGATCGATCACGATGTCGTTGTGTTTTTGTTCCCTCTTTACTGGTATTCGACCCCTTCAATTTTAAAAGAATGGCAAGACTTGGTGTTGGAATATGGGTTCGCCTACGGTCATGAAGGCACTGCACTTAAGGATAAATTGTTTCTTTGTGCGTTGAGTGCAGGCGGTAAAGAAGAAGCCTACCAAACTGACGGTTTCAATCATTACACCATTAGACAACTACTTCAGCCATTAGAGCAAATGGCGCAAATCACGCATATGACCTACATCGCTCCGTTTGCAATATTCGGTTCCCGTACCGCCCAAGAAGAGCATCGGGTAGCCGAACATAGGGGTAAGTGGACAACTCTGCTTAACAAATTGACCTCCAATACTCTCGATTTAGAAAAAGCAAAGTATATCGAGAATCTCGCAGACCTTTGTACATCTCAAGGAGATTAA